The DNA segment TCAGCCATGAGAACTGGGCTAAATCGGTCGGCATCTCGAACTACCCGCTTCTTTCCGACGTGCAGCGATCGGTCAGCAAGGACTACGGCGTCTACTGGCCGGATTGGAACGCCAACGTGCGCGCCACCTTCATCGTCGACAAGCAGGGCAAGATTGCCTTCGTCGAGCGCTACGGCAAGGGCGAGTTGCCCGACCCGGACAAGGTTCTCGCCGAGGTAAAGAAGCTCGGCTGATTCGCGGGCCGGCCGGGAGCGCAGTCTCCGCTCCCGGCCGGATGCCGCGCGCCGACGCCCGCCATGCCGGACTACGTGATCGAGCGCCGCTTGTGGCTGGCACGGCGGCGCCCGGAGGTGTTCGGCTTTTTTGCGGACCCGAAGAACCTCGCCGCCGTCCATCCGGA comes from the Candidatus Rokuibacteriota bacterium genome and includes:
- a CDS encoding redoxin domain-containing protein — encoded protein: MSDAKAPGVGDAAPGFTMKTIGLKEVSLKDYPGKNVVLLFYPLDWTPGUSTCMPAFDKRVKDFEAANTQVLGISTDSPFSHENWAKSVGISNYPLLSDVQRSVSKDYGVYWPDWNANVRATFIVDKQGKIAFVERYGKGELPDPDKVLAEVKKLG